Proteins from a single region of Gordonia hongkongensis:
- a CDS encoding peptide-methionine (S)-S-oxide reductase has translation MTSVPPNEELYLAGGCLWGVQAFVATLPGVTFTEAGRANGTSHTLDGEYDGYAECVRTRFDPAVVSVEQLVSYLFEIIDPYSVNRQGPDVGEKYRTGVYSDRPEHLDQARALLGARADAHRIAVEVLPLTNYVRSADEHQDRLARFPDSSCHLPQELLTKYRV, from the coding sequence ATGACGTCCGTGCCGCCGAACGAGGAGCTCTACCTCGCGGGCGGTTGCCTGTGGGGTGTGCAGGCATTCGTCGCGACGCTGCCGGGGGTGACCTTCACCGAGGCCGGCCGGGCCAACGGCACGAGCCACACCCTCGACGGTGAGTACGACGGCTACGCCGAATGCGTGCGGACCCGGTTCGATCCGGCTGTCGTGAGCGTCGAGCAGTTGGTCTCGTACCTCTTCGAGATCATCGATCCGTACAGCGTGAACCGTCAGGGTCCCGACGTCGGCGAAAAATACCGCACCGGTGTGTACTCCGACCGGCCAGAGCACCTCGACCAGGCGCGCGCCCTCCTCGGCGCGCGGGCCGACGCCCATCGCATCGCCGTCGAGGTGCTCCCGCTGACGAACTATGTGAGAAGTGCCGACGAGCACCAGGATCGGCTCGCACGGTTCCCGGACAGCTCGTGCCATCTCCCGCAGGAGCTGCTGACCAAGTACCGCGTCTGA
- the ychF gene encoding redox-regulated ATPase YchF, protein MSLTLGIVGLPNVGKSTLFNALTRNDVLAANYPFATIEPNVGVVELPDSRLGRLAEIFGSERILPATVSFVDIAGIVKGASEGEGMGNQFLANIREADAICQVVRVFDDGDVVHVDGRVDPFADIEVIETELILADMQTLEKAIPRLEKDARKNKDLAETLAAAKKAQEILDTGKTLFSQKDSFDLASVRELHLMTAKPFLYVFNSDEGVLTDDARKAELRAAVAPADAVFLDAKVESELLELDEEDAQELLDSIGQDEPGLTSLARAGFHTLGLQTYLTAGPKESRAWTIHQGDTAPKAAGVIHTDFEKGFIKAEIVSFDDLDAAGSMAAAKSAGKVRMEGKDYVMKDGDVVEFRFNV, encoded by the coding sequence GTGAGTCTCACCCTGGGAATCGTCGGCCTGCCCAACGTCGGTAAGTCGACCCTGTTCAATGCCCTGACCCGTAACGACGTCCTCGCGGCGAACTACCCGTTCGCGACGATCGAGCCGAACGTCGGCGTGGTCGAACTGCCGGACAGCCGCCTGGGCCGCCTCGCAGAGATCTTCGGCAGCGAGCGGATCCTGCCCGCCACCGTGTCCTTCGTCGACATCGCCGGCATCGTGAAGGGTGCGTCGGAAGGTGAGGGCATGGGCAACCAGTTCCTCGCCAACATCCGCGAAGCCGACGCCATCTGCCAGGTGGTCCGGGTCTTCGACGACGGTGACGTCGTCCACGTCGACGGTCGCGTCGATCCCTTCGCCGACATCGAGGTCATCGAGACCGAGCTGATCCTGGCCGACATGCAGACGCTCGAGAAGGCCATCCCGCGTCTGGAGAAAGACGCGCGCAAGAACAAGGACCTGGCCGAGACCCTCGCTGCCGCCAAAAAGGCGCAGGAGATCCTCGACACCGGCAAAACACTGTTCTCGCAGAAGGATTCGTTCGACCTGGCGTCGGTGCGCGAGCTGCACCTGATGACCGCGAAGCCGTTCCTCTATGTCTTCAACTCCGACGAGGGTGTGCTCACCGACGACGCCCGCAAGGCGGAGCTGCGCGCCGCCGTCGCACCCGCCGACGCGGTGTTCCTCGACGCCAAGGTCGAGAGCGAACTCCTCGAACTCGACGAGGAGGACGCCCAGGAGCTGCTCGACTCGATCGGGCAGGACGAGCCGGGCCTGACCTCGTTGGCGCGCGCCGGTTTTCACACCTTGGGCCTGCAGACCTACCTCACGGCCGGCCCCAAGGAATCCCGTGCCTGGACCATTCACCAGGGCGACACCGCGCCCAAAGCGGCGGGGGTCATCCACACCGACTTCGAGAAGGGCTTCATCAAGGCCGAGATCGTCTCCTTCGACGACCTCGACGCCGCCGGCTCGATGGCCGCGGCCAAGTCCGCCGGCAAGGTGCGCATGGAGGGCAAGGACTACGTCATGAAAGACGGTGACGTCGTCGAGTTCCGGTTCAACGTCTAG
- a CDS encoding VOC family protein, with translation MPITLENVAIAVRDLDAAIAFFTDLGLDVIGRDTVRGEWADTAVGLDGNHVKMAMLQTPDGHGRLELFEYIHPEAIETPPTQPNDIGMHRVAFSVDDIDEALEVAARHGCHPVRGVATYEDVYKLTYVRGPSDILVMFAQRLSPG, from the coding sequence ATGCCCATCACACTCGAGAACGTCGCCATCGCCGTGCGTGACCTCGACGCCGCGATCGCCTTCTTCACCGACCTCGGTCTCGACGTCATCGGCCGGGACACGGTCCGCGGGGAGTGGGCCGACACGGCGGTCGGGCTCGACGGCAACCACGTGAAGATGGCGATGCTGCAGACCCCCGACGGTCACGGGCGGCTCGAACTCTTCGAGTACATCCACCCCGAGGCCATCGAGACGCCACCCACGCAGCCCAACGACATCGGGATGCACCGGGTGGCGTTCTCGGTCGACGACATCGACGAGGCCCTCGAGGTGGCGGCACGGCACGGGTGTCATCCCGTGCGCGGCGTCGCCACCTACGAGGACGTGTACAAACTGACCTACGTGCGCGGGCCGAGCGACATCCTCGTCATGTTCGCCCAACGACTCTCGCCGGGCTGA